From the genome of Candidatus Hydrogenedentota bacterium, one region includes:
- the kdsB gene encoding 3-deoxy-manno-octulosonate cytidylyltransferase, with protein sequence MAAEKVAGIIPARYGSSRLPGKPLALIGGKPMIQRVCECAARCALLSEVCAAVDDARVRDAVLAFGGRAVMTRADHPSGTDRIAEAAAALDADIVVNIQGDQPFVHPEMIGQAAELLLEDPAAEVATLMFPVEREEDLRDPAVVKVVTDLRGYALYFSRSLLPYPREAVPHTVYEHAGIYAYRRDALMRLTTLAPTVLERVESLEQLRWLEHGVRVRVGVSRAPDRAFHGFSVDTPEDLERAGRMLREREGHEV encoded by the coding sequence ATGGCCGCGGAAAAAGTCGCCGGCATCATCCCCGCGCGGTACGGGTCCAGCAGGCTGCCCGGCAAGCCCCTGGCCCTCATCGGGGGCAAGCCCATGATCCAGCGGGTCTGCGAATGCGCCGCGCGCTGCGCGCTCCTGTCGGAGGTGTGCGCGGCGGTGGACGACGCGCGGGTGCGCGACGCGGTGCTGGCGTTTGGCGGGCGCGCGGTGATGACGCGGGCGGACCACCCCAGCGGCACGGACCGCATCGCGGAGGCGGCGGCCGCGCTGGACGCGGACATTGTGGTGAACATCCAGGGCGACCAGCCGTTTGTGCATCCGGAGATGATCGGGCAGGCGGCGGAGCTGCTGCTGGAGGACCCGGCGGCGGAGGTGGCGACGCTCATGTTCCCCGTGGAGCGCGAGGAGGACCTGCGCGACCCGGCGGTGGTGAAGGTGGTGACGGACCTGCGGGGCTACGCCCTCTACTTTTCGCGGTCCCTGCTGCCGTACCCGCGCGAGGCGGTGCCCCACACGGTGTATGAGCACGCGGGCATCTACGCCTACCGCAGGGACGCGCTGATGCGTTTGACCACCCTCGCGCCCACCGTGCTGGAGCGCGTGGAGTCTTTGGAGCAGCTCCGCTGGCTGGAGCACGGGGTGCGGGTGCGCGTGGGGGTGTCGCGCGCGCCCGACCGGGCGTTCCACGGGTTCAGCGTGGACACGCCGGAGGACTTGGAACGCGCGGGGCGCATGCTCCGGGAAAGGGAAGGCCATGAAGTCTGA
- a CDS encoding FadR family transcriptional regulator, whose translation MGARTSSPDDTLAGVLADRIHTDIVASGLQAGDLFMTLDEVAARYGASRTVTREALSRLRALGVIEGRQRRGVLVARPDPVAMAERWVPLYCRRANRRDFAVLAELRYVLETGAVGLAVARATAGQRTRLAALAADFEAEAAHAGHTPAADAVDLAFHALLLEMAGNPLLSGMHRVLGEYFAASAEFDPQPNADAAIRDHHALARAVSKGDAGRVRALLEKHLMSTLNREPAEKEPRP comes from the coding sequence ATGGGCGCAAGAACTTCCTCCCCCGATGACACCCTGGCCGGCGTCCTCGCCGACCGCATCCACACCGACATCGTGGCGTCGGGGCTCCAGGCGGGCGACCTGTTCATGACCCTGGACGAGGTGGCGGCCCGCTACGGCGCGTCGCGCACCGTGACGCGCGAGGCCCTGAGCCGCCTGCGCGCCCTGGGGGTGATCGAGGGCCGCCAGCGGCGCGGCGTGCTGGTGGCGCGGCCGGACCCGGTGGCGATGGCGGAGCGGTGGGTGCCCCTGTACTGCCGCCGGGCAAACCGGCGGGATTTTGCCGTGCTGGCGGAGCTGCGCTATGTGCTGGAGACGGGGGCGGTGGGGTTGGCGGTCGCGCGGGCGACGGCGGGGCAGCGCACGCGGCTGGCGGCGCTCGCGGCGGACTTCGAGGCGGAGGCCGCGCACGCGGGCCACACCCCGGCGGCGGACGCGGTGGACCTGGCCTTCCATGCGCTGCTGCTGGAGATGGCGGGCAACCCGCTGCTGTCGGGGATGCACCGCGTGCTGGGGGAGTATTTCGCGGCGTCGGCGGAGTTTGACCCGCAGCCCAACGCGGACGCGGCGATCCGCGACCACCACGCGCTGGCGCGGGCGGTGTCCAAAGGCGACGCAGGCAGGGTCCGCGCCCTGCTGGAAAAGCATCTGATGTCCACCCTGAACCGGGAACCCGCTGAAAAGGAGCCCCGCCCATGA